From Ipomoea triloba cultivar NCNSP0323 chromosome 5, ASM357664v1, the proteins below share one genomic window:
- the LOC116020260 gene encoding uncharacterized protein LOC116020260 codes for MGSKFYLKQEILVEILIRATLETLDTFKVTSKESSELAGESWFIEKYAQKTKNIIGYIVQTLERFTCSYNFVSINPSLEVPGISMECFRDGMKILASSKQGILCCRKPPRNTTFICQIFHSKFWTWRQLEDLVMEQDTIFSNQPTVCISGIVYLLTNHNTILAFDSTTETHTEFPSPIAAIEDDKNYSKERIVEYKGKLGFTCEYKFDEVWLWGVEDNRNYRWEIKRVVRIDKENNRLIGCSLADMALMIGYSYQVSGSHYYKDIFPFRSDWEPVDLEDGCMLSGLEELITAS; via the exons ATGGGTTCTAAATTTTATCTCAAGCAAGAAATACTTGTTGAGATTTTGATTCGAGCAACGTTAGAAACGCTAGATACATTCAAAGTGACTAGCAAGGAGTCTAGCGAGTTAGCTGGTGAATCGTGGTTCATTGAAAAGTACgctcaaaaaacaaaaaatatcataGGATATATTGTTCAAACACTTGAACGCTTTACTTGTTCTTACAACTTTGTATCCATCAACCCGTCATTGGAGGTTCCAGGTATTTCTATGGAGTGTTTTCGAGATGGCATGAAGATATTGGCATCCTCTAAACAAGGAATTTTATGCTGCCGAAA gCCACCAAGAAACACAACTTTCATATGCCAGATTTTCCATTCAAAATTTTGGACATGGAGACAATTGGAAGACCTCGTAATGGAACAAGACACTATTTTTTCCAATCAACCTACTGTTTGTATAAGTGGCATAGTCTATTTGCTGACAAATCACAACACAATTTTGGCTTTCGACTCCACAACCGAAACTCACACAGAGTTTCCAAGTCCAATAGCGGCGATCGAAGATGACAAAAACTACAGCAAAGAGCGAATCGTTGAGTACAAGGGAAAGCTAGGGTTTACCTGTGAGTACAAATTTGATGAAGTATGGCTTTGGGGGGTAGAAGACAACAGAAATTACAGGTGGGAGATAAAAAGGGTAGTGAGAATCGATAAGGAGAATAATAGGTTAATAGGGTGTAGTCTTGCAGACATGGCGCTGATGATTGGGTATAGTTATCAAGTGAGCGGTTCCCATTACTATAAGGATATTTTTCCGTTCAGGTCGGATTGGGAGCCGGTGGATCTGGAGGATGGATGCATGCTTAGTGGGTTGGAAGAATTGATTACTGCTAGTTAG